TGTTGCAGGGGAAAGGACGCCGGGGCTTCGCTTCCGCCGGGATCCCTCTGGAGTTCCTGCTGCAGGGCGTATTTCAGTTCCTGAAATCCCCGAAACCCGAGGGCCTGACATGTCCGGCTGATGGTGGCCGTCGAGACGAACAGGGTTTTGGCCAGATCCTCCGCCTTGCAGCGGATGACCCGCTCGGGATGATCAAACAGGTAGTCCAGCACCCGCTGTTCCAGGGGACTCAGGTTTTGCCGCTCCGGCATCCACCGTTTCAACAAATGCCTCATCCGCGTTCCCGCTCCCCGATGATGATCCTTGTATAGTATACCATGAAAAAATAAAAGGCCGGCGGACTTCCCGCCGGCAGCGGATCGGCGGCGGAGCTTTAGACGCCGGGATGTCGGCGCAGCTGATCCACCGCCGTTTTCATCCGTTTCAATCCCTCAAGCACTTTGGAGCGGGGGCAGCCGACATTCATGCGCAAAAAGGAAGAAGTGTTCGCTCCGTACACGCTTCCGGGCATGATCGCCACTTTTCCCCGGCGGATCAGGGCTTCCTGCAACGCCTCTTCCGTGAAGGGGGCGCGGGATGCGTCGATCCAGGCCAGATAAGTGGCTTCCGGCATGGAAAATTGAAATTCCGGCAAATGACGCCTTAAAAAGGAGGAGACGGTTTCCATGTTGCCATAAAGATACTCCACCAGGGAATCCACCCAATCCTCGGCGTGGTTGTATCCCTCGATCGTCGCCAGGATTCCCGGGATGCTGGCGCTGGACAAACCGTCCCGCTCCTTCATGGCCTTCAAAAAGCGGCGGCGGATGTCGGGATTCGGAAGAATCGCATAGGAGCCGCCCAGTCCGGGGGTGTTGAAGGTTTTCGAAGCCGAGGTGCAGAGGAAGACCCCTTCGAGGTGGCCTGCGGCCGCCTGTGTGACGGGGATGTGGCGAAAGGGGGCGTAGACGATGTCCATGTGGATCTCGTCGGATATGACGAACACCCGGTGTTTCCGGCAGAGCCGGATCATCTCTTCCAGCTCCCATCTCCGCCAGACCCTTCCCGTCGGGT
This genomic interval from Planifilum fulgidum contains the following:
- a CDS encoding MalY/PatB family protein, with the protein product MKHNFDRVIDRRGTHCTQWDYVEDRFGVPDLLPFTISDMDIPSPPSILKALESRVKHGIFGYTRWNHREFKGAVRRWFARRFSADIDEDWIVYSPSVIYACSKLIEMLSEEGDHIVVQTPAYDAFRPMVKALRRRWVPNELKYEKGRYGIDFADLEKKLAHPKAKILLWCSPHNPTGRVWRRWELEEMIRLCRKHRVFVISDEIHMDIVYAPFRHIPVTQAAAGHLEGVFLCTSASKTFNTPGLGGSYAILPNPDIRRRFLKAMKERDGLSSASIPGILATIEGYNHAEDWVDSLVEYLYGNMETVSSFLRRHLPEFQFSMPEATYLAWIDASRAPFTEEALQEALIRRGKVAIMPGSVYGANTSSFLRMNVGCPRSKVLEGLKRMKTAVDQLRRHPGV